Proteins encoded by one window of bacterium:
- a CDS encoding ABC transporter permease gives MTRALAQTRKELIQFLRDRLSLVLALVLPLGLVLLLGRAFSLSVSSVPIVVQDLDQSTASQRLVDAFRASLTFHVVPWPVDRQPDRALVLNAARAVLIIPPYFGRDVARGDPAAVQLLVDGSDANTARLVAGDAGTIVQAYNAGSVGIGHPAPVQTAIRLWFNPGESTPKFYGPGIFVMALSMFPALLATLAMAKEGEQRTILQVYVSSISAHEFLLGKILAFVAVALTEALVLLLLLFTDFGVRFAGDPTPFLVATVLYAFCVAAFGTMVGAAVPNQAAAMQAVAFGGFLLVMLLSGLLFPIENIPAGLRWISNLVWGRYYIEVVRDAFLQAGGWVTTWYKVLIIGVIGTIFYGVAWRTMRRMQLPD, from the coding sequence ATGACGCGGGCCCTGGCCCAGACGAGGAAGGAGCTGATCCAGTTCCTCCGTGACCGGCTGTCGCTCGTCCTGGCCCTCGTGTTGCCGCTCGGGCTCGTCCTGCTGCTGGGCCGGGCGTTCTCGTTGTCCGTCAGCAGCGTGCCGATCGTGGTCCAGGACCTCGACCAGTCCACGGCCTCGCAGCGGCTGGTCGACGCGTTTCGCGCGTCGCTGACGTTCCACGTGGTACCGTGGCCGGTCGACCGCCAACCGGACCGGGCCCTCGTCCTGAACGCCGCCCGCGCCGTCCTGATCATCCCGCCGTACTTCGGCCGCGACGTCGCGCGTGGAGATCCGGCGGCCGTCCAACTCCTGGTCGACGGCTCGGATGCCAATACTGCCAGGCTGGTGGCCGGCGATGCCGGCACGATCGTCCAGGCCTATAATGCGGGGTCGGTGGGGATCGGGCACCCCGCGCCGGTCCAGACGGCGATCCGCCTCTGGTTCAATCCCGGGGAATCGACGCCCAAGTTCTACGGGCCGGGCATCTTCGTCATGGCGCTGTCGATGTTCCCGGCGCTGCTCGCCACGCTCGCCATGGCGAAGGAGGGGGAGCAGCGAACGATCCTCCAAGTCTACGTGTCCAGCATCTCCGCGCACGAGTTCCTGCTCGGCAAGATCCTCGCGTTCGTGGCCGTCGCGCTCACCGAAGCGCTCGTCCTGCTGCTCTTACTGTTCACCGATTTCGGCGTCCGCTTCGCCGGCGACCCGACGCCGTTTCTCGTGGCGACCGTGCTCTACGCCTTCTGCGTCGCGGCCTTCGGCACGATGGTGGGCGCGGCGGTCCCGAACCAGGCCGCCGCGATGCAGGCGGTGGCCTTCGGGGGCTTCCTCCTCGTGATGCTGCTGTCCGGCCTCTTGTTCCCGATCGAGAATATCCCCGCCGGTCTTCGCTGGATCAGCAATCTGGTGTGGGGGCGGTATTACATTGAGGTTGTGCGCGACGCGTTTCTACAGGCCGGCGGGTGGGTGACGACGTGGTACAAGGTTCTGATCATCGGCGTGATCGGGACGATCTTCTACGGAGTGGCGTGGCGGACGATGCGCCGGATGCAGCTCCCGGATTGA
- a CDS encoding ATP-binding cassette domain-containing protein: MTPARTVDDRPRTAPAQPAIRVQDLSKRYGRIEAVRGIAFEVRPGEIFGLIGPDGAGKTSTFQILAGVMEATRGTADVFGGPARGARAATGYLTQTFSLYPDLTVDENIRYTGDLRHVPAHEAASRGHRYLRMFGMDRFAGRLAGQLSGGMKQKLALACALVPEPRVLLLDEPTTGVDPVSRREFWDALAHLAADGLTILVATPYLDEAERCHRVALMHLGALRDIGTPVELRTRLRAQRLEIRTPKLDEAERALAEAAALGGTILDVQRFGDRLDLLTPDAAAAERLLRDTLGRSGLAIEDVRVDTPTLENTFVATLRSLGQEPQAAPFPARRAHGDRTGQTAIGAVDLTKRFGAFTAVNAVNLEVHYGEVYGLLGANGAGKTTTIKMLCGLLEPSGGEVELAGERGSLRSTAVRQRVGYMSQKFSLYNDLTIEENLNFFAGVYSVPPEEREEKRRWVLAFSGLEGKEREITGRLPGGWKQRVAFGAAIMHEPDVLFLDEPTSGVDPLARRAFWAMINRLADAGTAILVTTHYLEEAEQCNRIGLMVAGELVAEGAPDDIKRREMAHRHLLEVNVDQPQRAVDLLKQGTEAWRISLFGDRLHVITDQDAGRGIRTLTDTLAAGGVRVLAAREGRFSLEDVFISIVERARLEGKVASDDGA; encoded by the coding sequence GTGACCCCCGCGCGGACGGTCGACGACCGCCCGCGGACGGCGCCGGCACAGCCGGCGATCCGCGTGCAGGATCTCTCGAAGCGGTACGGCCGCATCGAAGCGGTGCGCGGGATCGCCTTCGAGGTCCGCCCGGGCGAGATCTTCGGCCTGATCGGGCCCGATGGCGCGGGCAAGACGTCGACGTTCCAGATCCTCGCCGGCGTCATGGAAGCCACGCGCGGCACGGCCGACGTGTTCGGCGGCCCGGCGCGCGGCGCGCGCGCGGCGACGGGCTACCTCACCCAGACGTTCAGCTTGTATCCTGACCTGACCGTGGATGAAAATATCCGCTACACGGGCGACCTGCGCCACGTGCCCGCCCATGAGGCCGCATCCCGCGGGCACCGGTACCTCCGGATGTTCGGCATGGACCGGTTCGCGGGCCGCCTCGCGGGACAGCTGAGCGGCGGCATGAAGCAGAAGCTGGCGCTGGCCTGCGCGCTGGTGCCCGAGCCCCGCGTGCTGCTGCTCGACGAACCAACCACCGGGGTGGATCCGGTCTCGCGGCGCGAGTTCTGGGACGCCCTGGCCCATCTCGCCGCCGACGGTCTCACCATCCTCGTCGCCACGCCCTACCTCGACGAAGCCGAACGCTGCCATCGCGTGGCGCTGATGCATCTCGGAGCACTGCGCGACATCGGGACCCCCGTGGAACTGCGGACGCGCCTCCGCGCGCAGCGGCTCGAAATCCGCACGCCCAAATTGGACGAGGCCGAGCGTGCCCTCGCCGAGGCGGCCGCCTTGGGGGGGACGATCCTCGACGTCCAACGGTTTGGAGACCGCCTCGACCTGCTCACGCCCGACGCGGCCGCCGCGGAACGCCTCCTGCGCGACACGCTCGGCCGGTCCGGGCTCGCGATCGAAGACGTGCGCGTGGACACCCCGACCCTCGAAAACACGTTTGTCGCAACCCTCCGCAGCCTCGGTCAGGAGCCGCAGGCCGCGCCCTTTCCCGCGCGCCGCGCGCACGGGGACCGGACCGGGCAGACCGCGATCGGCGCCGTCGATCTGACGAAGCGATTCGGCGCGTTCACCGCGGTCAACGCCGTCAACCTCGAGGTGCACTACGGCGAAGTGTACGGACTCCTGGGCGCCAACGGGGCGGGCAAGACCACGACGATCAAGATGCTCTGCGGCCTGCTGGAACCAAGCGGGGGAGAGGTCGAGCTCGCCGGCGAGCGCGGCAGCCTGCGCTCGACGGCGGTGCGGCAGCGGGTCGGCTACATGTCGCAAAAGTTCTCCCTGTACAACGACCTCACGATCGAGGAAAATTTGAATTTCTTCGCCGGCGTCTACAGCGTGCCCCCGGAGGAGCGCGAGGAGAAGCGCCGGTGGGTCCTCGCGTTTTCAGGCCTCGAGGGCAAGGAACGAGAGATCACGGGGCGCCTGCCCGGCGGATGGAAGCAGCGCGTGGCGTTCGGCGCCGCGATCATGCACGAGCCGGACGTCCTCTTTCTCGACGAGCCGACCTCCGGTGTGGATCCACTCGCCCGCCGCGCCTTCTGGGCCATGATCAACCGGCTGGCCGATGCCGGAACGGCGATCCTGGTGACCACCCACTACCTCGAAGAGGCGGAGCAGTGCAACCGCATCGGACTCATGGTCGCCGGCGAGCTCGTCGCCGAGGGCGCCCCCGATGACATCAAGCGCCGGGAGATGGCGCACCGGCACCTGCTGGAGGTCAACGTGGACCAGCCGCAGCGCGCGGTGGACCTGCTGAAGCAGGGAACGGAGGCCTGGCGGATCTCGCTGTTCGGCGACCGGCTCCACGTCATCACCGACCAGGACGCCGGGCGGGGCATCCGCACCCTCACGGACACGCTCGCGGCCGGCGGGGTGCGCGTCCTCGCCGCTCGCGAAGGACGGTTCTCGCTGGAAGACGTCTTCATCAGCATCGTCGAGCGCGCACGGCTGGAGGGCAAAGTTGCCTCGGACGACGGGGCCTGA
- a CDS encoding HlyD family efflux transporter periplasmic adaptor subunit, producing MSTPQAAGTPSPAAAPPGGTRPRVRPPRGAGRRPKLLPVVVVLVLTAAAVWVWRTFFAAPAVPDSIVTLSGRIEGDDSAIAPKVAGKILEIRVQEGDSVRAGDVIAVLDDSQIRAQEDQATAALETAAAQAQAARDQVAVLQQQVQQNQLESAQAVTDAQGRVRQAQAELATAEANLAQQQAAYQNAVFNRDAYTRLAQQGAVSQQQRVQAVTAAEQQAAAVAASRRQVDAARGALTAAEASLTNPAIRNAATTQVQKQILQQEATIASANAQVTQARAKVAEAEANRRDLVIRAPFGGTVITRAAEPGEVVTAGTAIVTLLNLGQVYLRGFVPEGLIGKVKIGQPAHVYLDSNPNRPVDAYVMRIDPEATFTPENTYFREDRVKQVVGVKLQLAGAFGYAKPGMPADGEILVQGRAWPKGWKGWHSQ from the coding sequence ATGAGCACGCCCCAGGCCGCCGGCACGCCCTCGCCGGCGGCGGCGCCGCCCGGCGGAACGCGGCCCCGCGTCCGCCCCCCGAGAGGGGCAGGCCGGCGGCCGAAGCTTCTGCCGGTGGTCGTCGTGCTCGTGCTCACGGCGGCCGCGGTGTGGGTCTGGCGCACCTTCTTTGCCGCGCCCGCGGTGCCGGACAGCATCGTCACGCTGAGCGGCCGGATCGAAGGCGACGATTCCGCGATCGCCCCGAAGGTCGCCGGCAAGATCCTCGAGATCCGGGTGCAGGAAGGCGACAGCGTGCGGGCCGGCGACGTGATCGCGGTCCTCGACGACAGTCAGATCCGGGCCCAGGAAGACCAGGCCACCGCGGCGCTCGAGACCGCGGCGGCGCAGGCGCAGGCGGCCCGCGATCAAGTCGCCGTCCTCCAGCAGCAGGTGCAGCAGAACCAGCTCGAGTCGGCTCAGGCGGTCACCGACGCGCAGGGGCGGGTCCGGCAGGCCCAGGCCGAGCTCGCGACGGCCGAAGCGAATCTCGCGCAGCAGCAGGCCGCCTACCAGAACGCCGTCTTTAACCGGGACGCGTACACGCGGCTCGCGCAGCAGGGGGCCGTGTCCCAGCAGCAGCGCGTCCAGGCGGTGACGGCCGCGGAGCAGCAGGCGGCCGCCGTCGCCGCATCGCGGCGGCAGGTCGACGCCGCGCGCGGCGCCCTCACCGCGGCCGAGGCGAGCCTCACCAACCCCGCCATCCGGAACGCCGCGACCACGCAGGTGCAGAAGCAGATCCTGCAACAGGAGGCGACGATCGCCAGCGCCAACGCGCAGGTGACCCAGGCCCGCGCAAAGGTCGCCGAGGCGGAGGCCAACCGCCGGGACCTGGTGATCCGGGCGCCGTTTGGCGGGACTGTGATCACCCGGGCCGCGGAACCAGGCGAGGTCGTGACGGCCGGCACGGCGATCGTGACCCTCCTCAATCTGGGCCAGGTGTACCTCCGCGGGTTCGTTCCGGAAGGCTTGATCGGGAAGGTCAAGATCGGCCAGCCGGCGCACGTGTACCTCGACTCCAATCCCAACCGGCCGGTCGACGCCTACGTGATGCGGATCGACCCCGAAGCCACGTTCACGCCGGAAAACACCTATTTCCGCGAGGACCGCGTGAAGCAGGTGGTCGGCGTCAAGTTGCAGCTCGCGGGCGCGTTCGGGTATGCGAAGCCCGGCATGCCCGCCGACGGGGAGATCCTGGTCCAGGGCCGGGCGTGGCCGAAAGGCTGGAAAGGGTGGCACAGCCAGTGA
- a CDS encoding CerR family C-terminal domain-containing protein translates to MNRPTSHTRAHRAPASTQPGSDDTREKVLKAAEEMFAERGFHGATVREICLRAGANVAAVNYYFGDKLNLYTEVLRRFVRTLDVEAALADRTASPEELLRTLIRMRLRSVFASEHPDWPFRVLLHEWVQPTPAMDRVANETLRPMYDRLRGIVGAILGVPPDDEKTRLCVHSIIGQAIHYIQGRPILARMWPELEMTPAQVDRIADHIADFSLAYLRQFKSEHRRAAPVVRGRERT, encoded by the coding sequence ATGAACCGTCCAACCTCCCACACCAGGGCGCACCGGGCGCCGGCATCGACACAGCCGGGCTCCGACGATACCCGCGAGAAAGTGCTCAAGGCCGCGGAGGAGATGTTCGCGGAGCGCGGCTTCCACGGGGCGACGGTGCGCGAGATCTGCCTGCGCGCCGGGGCCAACGTGGCCGCGGTCAACTACTACTTCGGGGACAAGCTCAATCTCTATACCGAGGTGCTGCGGCGGTTCGTCCGCACGCTGGACGTGGAGGCCGCCTTGGCCGATCGCACCGCGTCGCCCGAGGAGCTGCTGCGGACGCTCATCCGGATGCGGCTGCGGAGCGTGTTCGCGTCGGAGCACCCGGATTGGCCGTTTCGCGTGTTGTTGCACGAGTGGGTGCAGCCGACCCCGGCGATGGACCGCGTGGCGAACGAGACCCTCCGGCCGATGTACGACCGTCTCCGCGGGATCGTCGGGGCGATCCTCGGAGTGCCGCCGGACGACGAGAAGACGCGCCTGTGCGTCCACAGCATCATCGGGCAGGCCATCCACTACATTCAGGGACGGCCGATTCTCGCGCGCATGTGGCCGGAGCTCGAGATGACCCCCGCTCAAGTGGACCGGATCGCGGACCACATCGCCGACTTCTCGCTCGCGTATCTCCGGCAGTTCAAATCCGAGCACCGGCGCGCGGCGCCGGTGGTCCGAGGACGGGAACGGACATGA
- a CDS encoding FAD-dependent monooxygenase translates to MADVERILIVGGGIAGLTLAGALHQRGFRPELVERSPSWDEIAVGAGIGVQPNAMRILRALGLDRAVEAAGWINPRWCFCDQQGDVLCETDLEALWGDVGPWVAIERTKLHHVLVAGAAAVPQRLGVSVTSLTQHRRGASVGFSDGSSADYDLVAGADGIGSTVRTLTLNTARPADLGAMNWRGIAPIRPRGLTTLRFLLGDACFFGLTPVSEGRTYGFGYVMQPKVRDPVAGRLARLRARFAEFGDLVREYLGALERDEQVHCSAMEWVDVDEWYTGRVVLIGDAAHASSPLMGQGGCMAMEDAYVLAEVLRSAATMESALSTYVGRRKPRVKWVQQQSMATAEALRMPPAARNAALRERGDQMMRSRFGPLIPAP, encoded by the coding sequence ATGGCGGACGTTGAACGCATCCTGATCGTCGGCGGAGGAATCGCCGGCCTCACGCTCGCCGGCGCCCTGCACCAGCGGGGATTTCGGCCGGAACTCGTAGAGCGCAGTCCCTCCTGGGACGAGATCGCCGTCGGGGCGGGGATCGGCGTGCAGCCCAACGCCATGCGCATTCTGCGCGCGCTCGGTCTGGATCGGGCGGTGGAGGCCGCCGGTTGGATCAACCCCCGGTGGTGTTTCTGCGACCAGCAGGGCGACGTACTCTGCGAAACCGATCTAGAGGCGCTGTGGGGCGACGTGGGACCTTGGGTCGCGATCGAGCGAACCAAGCTCCATCACGTGTTGGTCGCGGGCGCGGCGGCCGTGCCTCAGCGACTCGGTGTGTCCGTCACGTCGTTGACGCAGCACCGTCGCGGTGCCTCGGTCGGGTTTAGCGATGGTTCGTCGGCCGACTACGATCTCGTCGCCGGGGCCGACGGCATCGGGTCTACCGTGCGTACGCTGACGCTCAACACCGCGCGGCCGGCCGATCTCGGCGCGATGAATTGGCGCGGGATTGCGCCGATCCGCCCGCGCGGCCTGACGACCCTGCGATTCCTGCTGGGCGATGCGTGCTTTTTCGGCCTGACCCCGGTGAGCGAGGGGCGCACGTATGGCTTCGGCTACGTCATGCAGCCGAAGGTTCGCGACCCCGTCGCGGGCCGGCTGGCACGCCTTCGCGCCCGCTTTGCGGAGTTCGGGGATCTCGTGCGGGAATATCTCGGCGCCCTGGAGCGGGATGAACAGGTCCACTGTTCGGCGATGGAGTGGGTCGATGTCGATGAGTGGTACACGGGCCGGGTGGTGCTCATCGGCGACGCCGCGCACGCCAGCTCACCGCTGATGGGCCAGGGAGGCTGCATGGCGATGGAGGACGCGTACGTGCTCGCCGAAGTGTTGCGTTCGGCGGCCACCATGGAGAGCGCCCTGAGTACGTATGTCGGCCGCCGCAAACCGCGGGTCAAGTGGGTCCAGCAGCAAAGTATGGCCACGGCAGAAGCGTTACGCATGCCCCCCGCCGCTCGGAACGCCGCGTTGCGCGAACGAGGAGATCAGATGATGCGGTCGCGCTTCGGTCCACTCATTCCGGCACCCTAA